From the bacterium genome, the window CCCGGATGACCGTCGTTCTGCATATCGCCCTCTTCGGCGCGCTGGGGTGCCTCGCGCGCTACTTTCTCTCCGGCTGGGTCTACGACCTGATCGGCCGCACCTTGCCGTACGGCACCCTCGCCGTCAACGTGATCGGCGCGTTCCTGATCGGGCTGGCCATGGAGCTCAGCCTGCGGAGCACCGCCGTTTCACCCGAGTTGCGGGTCGGTCTCACGATCGGCTTCCTCGGCGGGTTCACCACCTTCTCGACCTTCAGCTACGAGACATTCCGGCTGATCGAGAGCGCCCAACTGCCGCAAGCGCTGGCGAACGTTCTCCTGAGCGTCACCGCCTGCCTGGCG encodes:
- the crcB gene encoding fluoride efflux transporter CrcB, with amino-acid sequence MTVVLHIALFGALGCLARYFLSGWVYDLIGRTLPYGTLAVNVIGAFLIGLAMELSLRSTAVSPELRVGLTIGFLGGFTTFSTFSYETFRLIESAQLPQALANVLLSVTACLAFTFLGIVAARHI